A single Filimonas effusa DNA region contains:
- the tnpA gene encoding IS66 family insertion sequence element accessory protein TnpA, which translates to MERKSSMQSSMYAMVREWQQSGLNQKAYCEQKAIKYFIFHYWYRKFRDEHSGSNSFVQIPSPSWQGQPFAECHFTNGTRLILHQPVSIEYLKSLMG; encoded by the coding sequence ATGGAACGTAAATCCTCCATGCAGTCAAGCATGTATGCAATGGTTCGTGAGTGGCAACAGTCTGGCTTGAATCAAAAAGCCTATTGCGAGCAAAAAGCGATCAAGTACTTTATTTTTCATTATTGGTACCGCAAGTTTCGCGATGAGCATTCGGGCAGCAACTCGTTTGTACAGATACCTTCGCCCTCCTGGCAAGGTCAGCCGTTTGCAGAATGCCATTTTACAAATGGCACCCGCCTTATCCTTCATCAACCTGTAAGTATAGAATATCTAAAGTCCCTGATGGGTTAG
- a CDS encoding DUF416 family protein → MASISQLSYSKQLAFAYLTCERLYPNYEYFSIHFNFGAPQILRTAINHVYANIFAKFPKNITHNLIKSLDTITPFPEHFNTVLASSALDACTSVSEALEFILDKNPLRLSDISTFATDSIDMYIQEKNKMDYNADPEFEEKILRDPLMIKELDIQKGIILYLEKIENINKTDIETLLQLQGFNGNLNLKN, encoded by the coding sequence ATGGCCTCAATAAGTCAATTAAGCTACTCTAAGCAATTAGCCTTCGCATATTTAACATGTGAGCGACTTTATCCCAATTATGAATATTTCTCCATCCATTTTAATTTTGGAGCACCCCAAATACTTAGAACAGCAATTAATCATGTATACGCCAATATATTTGCCAAGTTCCCCAAAAACATCACACATAATCTTATAAAATCCTTAGACACAATAACCCCTTTCCCCGAGCATTTTAATACAGTTTTAGCATCTTCAGCATTAGATGCTTGCACATCAGTTTCTGAAGCTCTTGAGTTTATTTTAGACAAAAATCCACTAAGGCTTAGTGATATATCAACTTTCGCGACTGATTCCATAGATATGTACATACAAGAGAAAAATAAAATGGATTACAACGCTGACCCAGAATTTGAAGAAAAAATATTGCGAGATCCACTAATGATTAAAGAGTTGGATATTCAGAAAGGCATCATATTATATCTAGAAAAAATAGAAAACATAAATAAAACAGACATTGAAACCCTGTTACAATTACAGGGTTTCAATGGCAATCTTAATTTAAAAAATTAA
- a CDS encoding IS66 family transposase has product MQDTQDYKVLYEAQLVQTELLKSELAQLKRMIFGAKTEQFHSTSIPGQLSLNIEAEALATTSVIEARKISYTHLKTETKPASIPSRMKLPEHLERREKIIEPEQSTEGYRHLGEEVTEELEYEPGKLYVNRLVRPKYIAPDNISFLVAPIPERPLPKAIAGPGLLTQIVIDKYLDHLPLHRQQ; this is encoded by the coding sequence ATGCAGGATACCCAGGATTATAAAGTGTTATATGAAGCACAGTTAGTGCAAACAGAACTACTTAAATCAGAGTTAGCTCAGTTAAAGCGCATGATCTTCGGCGCCAAAACGGAGCAGTTCCATAGCACTTCCATACCGGGTCAGCTCTCCCTGAATATAGAGGCTGAAGCCTTAGCCACAACCAGCGTAATTGAAGCCCGTAAGATCTCTTATACCCACCTCAAAACCGAGACAAAACCAGCCAGCATACCTTCCCGTATGAAGCTGCCGGAACACCTGGAACGTCGTGAAAAAATAATAGAGCCGGAACAATCCACCGAAGGATACCGCCATTTAGGAGAAGAAGTAACCGAAGAATTGGAATACGAGCCCGGTAAGCTCTATGTCAACCGCCTGGTACGTCCTAAATACATAGCGCCTGATAATATAAGTTTCCTGGTAGCACCGATACCCGAACGCCCTTTACCCAAAGCAATAGCAGGCCCTGGCTTATTAACGCAGATCGTGATTGATAAATATCTTGATCATCTGCCACTGCATCGCCAGCAGTAA
- the tnpB gene encoding IS66 family insertion sequence element accessory protein TnpB (TnpB, as the term is used for proteins encoded by IS66 family insertion elements, is considered an accessory protein, since TnpC, encoded by a neighboring gene, is a DDE family transposase.), whose protein sequence is MPHLSASCRYFLFQGHADMRKGFDSLSGIVTNQMNSNALSGDIYVFLNRRKNHIKLLLWEGDGFALYHKRLERGTYELPATSALTHQQLSLLLQGVILKSVKHHKRYQHQLKISG, encoded by the coding sequence ATGCCACATCTATCCGCCAGTTGCCGTTACTTCCTGTTCCAGGGGCATGCCGACATGCGTAAAGGGTTTGACTCCCTCAGCGGCATAGTTACCAATCAGATGAACTCTAACGCACTCAGTGGCGACATTTATGTCTTCCTTAACCGGCGTAAAAATCATATCAAATTACTTCTCTGGGAAGGTGATGGCTTTGCTTTGTACCACAAACGCCTGGAACGCGGTACTTATGAACTTCCCGCTACATCTGCTCTTACCCATCAACAGTTAAGCCTGTTACTCCAGGGTGTTATATTAAAGAGTGTCAAACATCATAAAAGATATCAACATCAGCTAAAAATCAGTGGATAA
- a CDS encoding RHS repeat domain-containing protein, whose protein sequence is MTPRYSIKHSVLLLLFMILPAAMLFAASESYIQTLSGKIKQGDSCVVVDDKFLHMPLDQWNQVRNLSVRNIISFELRQDTNFYYQVKPFTCNLSLSIRYYTSRDQVQPTVIDDVNLAVRYDTATGSFYPLTDYYKFNNAFKVVVIVKSISSPEWGSQLPSIFRINSQIIVDRNYPFNPVWDGLISIGKTASKITVSWPLWTSGEPGTGQQNTIYDEYDLEWAFIDEKSEEGMMLLNSFGDNEQPFHILSSLPEEWMRNNATRVTIPTTHYTINIPYPRGYVFFRIRGVSHSDPTNPILRFESNWVYESRNESNVVKTLAVRIKDEAQRQVMNWSYTGSFAEEGKRKEVIAYHDASLRNRQTVTINNSDDIAVAAETIYDKMGRAALQILPAPLKSNRFDYYDNINMNEANEPYNYTNIKPISTDIVACGIDADPLRNSIGGQNDPGGASVYYSPNNLFLPNSETTDHFFTKYIPDADKKPFALTEYTPDNTGRIRRQGGVGSEFQIGKGHATSYYYGKPLQEDLDRLFGTEAGIASHYLKTMVVDANGQASVSYTDASGKTIATALAGEAPQTLDALPSAQSQNIQSRILIRPADFQKDAAALQTIATATFLAQKISGTSSGYKLHYSVSPAFIKTAPANAPAFCSNCFYELLIEVKDACGIPVGSATSQPFSGNDIVCGTATQDITDSFSVDVHETGEYYVTYKLKLSDAQIQFHEDYYIQNNKDLKTQYTFLIDELNHSDIASCYSECSTCIEKLGTKEQFTAKMKALLTQQKEQKFPGENFSFDAPEITSWISNTYDQLNSACQNMQASCRATFPCADRLALMKIDVSPGGQYALYDSATLVPTDRDVNVMLHYKDSDFPDLAFENEDGVQVSIKTLSESEFVAAYIVHPEWADEFAKYHIEYCGYLWCMSNSYVYDFEDLISNVVSTGTQAVQKGLYNRNDIYTLLNKDPLFSAGNIGFTYKTPMQNDLAAFSNALNFYVKNASGTTLPGKNILQLVDWALYCKPATASEDAAAGWQNCAPADECRSVTREWEMYRNFYLQVRGKYVNRLKKDAGCENCFIGTDGTSQLSGNCSDAPGQGPATPVPCPSVAEFARRGANYVYLQLGNTSRESEDVYFGYTGGALGRDVVLLVDEYYANEGWTAVPTRHEIPIPAGQQEAYVGTDMLYINLGSPEGDPESFEERKFLLAGIYCGETVVSGSSTLCKDNPNYPRYKNKRRVFFDYVDLSPLLNCAASQSSNADQVARTETLKNLQADTVNWRVTLDAAIADEFAGNAQAMAVLTKEKLNELITKLYAVSARYITASPVSEIKLVSTLPAGMAASEYNHRSFREVFVATVGQSLVNIGFNESLLASPYPYDKQPVVANPNIGEVTADICANIAAFRVKWVNAGSPGTFHKYLKELLTYDYVLTEAELQDLESKCAASCRVRMLNNPVLLPVAFLKAPSATINCDEVTAGVNAFTQDNPGVAVDTRLYRVLLTNYLNHRWGYTLSFDEYLAFRERDCLTAGAELYNKPASASPEVDDWACTNGIIKEACTTAGLEYEKYIIAERIKFRNNYISVCLANKAGAKLKFTPKEYHYTLYYYDQAGNLVKTIPPEGVSFLEGEDLAQVETFRGDNPEVCLEYNGPTVEDKNATLNNVSAQLLAGAGKGIEFWLYHQNNENFTRHVRFITPDKKFFYQLAIRDNKIWAELYSMQPDGAGDIIVTESNHAYADLSGLPRPLQSWTHVVLQSVSNTLSTGDDLQLYVDGEKLNTISTSPSVPGYPFDWGIEAALSDAAMVLPAQELVSLKQLRLYRRPATDAEVWANYKNPCLTPRDLLAQWASANPTNVQTNPLTVWGRFNIPAVESETTVGGTIEWAGRTILPKHGLPTVYQYNSLNQVVKQTTPDAGISEFYYDRVARLVASQNAEQKNPVGGGTADNPANRFSYTVYDKLGRITEVGERSGTSIAMSTDVARDSTSLYNWLNQGVCRQVTLTAYDEKPFWAPADLTLKNLRKRVVATALLSSGTNGNINREAATYYSYDAIGNVDILHQENKQLAQQEKQFFPASTGLKKIVYDYDLVSGKVNKVKYQDGKYDQFYYSYRYDAENRLIEALSGRDLDVLSSDARYTYYLHGPLARMELGKNQVQGVDYAYTLQGWLKGVNGQFLDATKDMGGDGYSTMHHDVAKDAIAFTLGYYANDYNPIGLNASTPAFAKSYSHPLPTAAEESGKELYNGNISYSTYAYSHLPQASSGSVVGNSYRYDQLNRLILANRHNNLTNDNSAWSNNAISDEYKEKLTYDANGNILTLKRTAPATGVDKLMDNLTYKYNVDNNGKLVNNRLRHVEDTVDSSKFAEDIDGQTADHYKYDNIGNLVNEGSDTIKWNVYGKIASVYKSGNKRISYSYDPGGNRITKDVDNVNTYYVRDAQGNVLGVYLKTATNWEWKEQHLYGSSRLGILTPKLVVNSSTSDSYSGPGSTEYVGNRLFELTNHLENVLATVSDKKMLDGGGEGCYRADVVSAQDYYPFGMLMPGRSYNAGGYRYGFNGKENDNEVKGEGNQQDYGMRIYDPRLGRFLSVDPLTREYSHYTPYQFAGNMPVWATDLDGLEEYYYNLTFDKQGQAHLQLTKTVTEKSFLWWKWTPLEKKIISYNGDTYEFTAGGNSVSPVTDLGANSFANLDQFMQGAYGKWKFESVFYSTWAKALSDISVYAEGAADDVAIGRSLGAANKATPEGNANRPTIAANGGSSEAVASNKASGPSNTTLQQRANEIHSALPEATQRRTTTAVAEARNADGSPVTLVASSEKVLRPAQRRILQPGEVSVKGNGHAEATIMNHASQNGIEVKNVAASRPICPNCAESINNGGARPASPLKRPPPISSDLPGAAQR, encoded by the coding sequence ATGACACCAAGGTATAGTATAAAACATTCAGTCCTGCTGTTGCTCTTTATGATCTTGCCTGCGGCCATGTTGTTCGCCGCAAGTGAATCATATATTCAAACCTTAAGCGGTAAAATAAAGCAAGGTGACTCTTGTGTCGTTGTCGACGATAAGTTCCTCCATATGCCACTCGATCAGTGGAACCAGGTTAGGAATTTGTCTGTGCGTAATATCATTTCTTTTGAACTGCGTCAGGATACGAATTTTTATTACCAGGTGAAGCCTTTTACCTGTAACCTTTCCCTTTCTATAAGGTATTACACTTCCAGAGACCAGGTGCAACCTACCGTGATTGATGATGTAAACCTGGCTGTCAGGTACGATACTGCAACAGGTTCGTTTTATCCTTTAACAGATTACTACAAGTTTAACAATGCATTCAAAGTTGTAGTAATTGTAAAGTCTATCTCTTCTCCTGAATGGGGCAGCCAGCTCCCATCCATCTTCAGGATCAATAGCCAGATTATTGTTGATAGAAACTATCCTTTTAATCCTGTTTGGGATGGTCTTATAAGCATAGGTAAAACTGCTTCAAAAATAACTGTCAGCTGGCCGCTTTGGACTTCCGGAGAGCCGGGGACAGGCCAGCAAAATACCATATATGATGAATATGACCTGGAATGGGCATTTATAGACGAGAAAAGCGAAGAAGGGATGATGTTGCTGAATTCATTCGGCGACAATGAACAACCGTTTCATATCCTGTCGTCATTGCCGGAAGAATGGATGCGCAATAATGCAACACGGGTAACAATACCAACTACCCATTACACTATAAATATACCTTATCCCCGTGGTTATGTATTCTTTAGGATAAGAGGCGTATCGCACAGCGATCCTACAAATCCGATACTTAGGTTCGAAAGCAACTGGGTTTATGAAAGTCGCAACGAATCCAATGTAGTAAAAACACTGGCAGTTCGTATTAAAGATGAGGCACAGCGCCAGGTAATGAACTGGTCGTACACAGGTTCCTTTGCCGAAGAGGGCAAACGCAAAGAAGTAATAGCTTATCACGATGCTTCTCTCCGGAATCGCCAGACTGTAACCATCAATAATAGCGATGATATTGCTGTTGCTGCTGAAACAATCTATGATAAAATGGGGAGGGCTGCCTTGCAGATTCTGCCGGCGCCTCTGAAAAGCAACAGGTTCGACTATTACGATAATATAAACATGAATGAGGCTAATGAGCCTTACAACTATACTAATATTAAGCCCATCTCTACCGATATCGTTGCTTGCGGTATCGATGCAGATCCTTTGCGGAATAGTATAGGCGGGCAGAACGATCCTGGAGGAGCTTCTGTATATTATTCGCCTAATAACTTGTTTTTACCTAACTCCGAAACAACAGACCATTTCTTTACAAAGTACATTCCTGACGCAGACAAGAAACCTTTTGCCCTTACTGAATATACTCCCGATAATACAGGCCGCATCCGTCGGCAGGGTGGTGTAGGTTCCGAATTCCAGATTGGGAAAGGACACGCAACTTCTTATTACTATGGTAAGCCGCTCCAGGAAGATCTAGACAGGCTTTTCGGTACGGAAGCAGGCATCGCTTCCCATTATCTTAAAACCATGGTTGTGGATGCTAATGGTCAGGCTTCTGTTAGTTATACCGATGCATCAGGAAAAACAATAGCTACTGCTTTGGCAGGGGAGGCGCCTCAGACGCTCGATGCATTGCCGTCTGCTCAGTCACAAAACATACAAAGCCGCATTTTAATCAGACCTGCCGATTTTCAAAAAGATGCTGCAGCTTTGCAAACAATAGCTACTGCTACATTCCTTGCTCAGAAAATCAGCGGCACCAGTTCAGGTTATAAACTGCACTACAGTGTAAGTCCGGCGTTTATTAAAACTGCGCCAGCGAATGCCCCGGCTTTTTGTAGTAATTGTTTTTATGAATTGTTGATAGAGGTGAAAGATGCTTGTGGTATTCCAGTCGGCAGCGCTACGAGCCAGCCTTTCAGCGGAAACGATATTGTTTGTGGAACTGCTACTCAGGATATTACTGACTCCTTTTCAGTAGATGTGCATGAAACAGGAGAGTATTATGTGACTTATAAACTGAAATTAAGCGACGCACAGATCCAATTCCACGAAGACTATTACATTCAGAATAATAAAGACCTTAAAACCCAATATACTTTTCTCATCGATGAGTTGAATCATTCCGATATCGCATCTTGCTATTCCGAGTGTTCCACCTGTATAGAAAAGCTTGGTACCAAAGAACAGTTTACTGCTAAAATGAAAGCCCTGCTTACACAGCAGAAAGAGCAGAAATTTCCTGGCGAGAACTTTAGCTTCGACGCTCCCGAAATAACAAGCTGGATAAGCAATACATACGATCAGCTGAATAGTGCATGCCAGAATATGCAGGCTTCCTGTCGAGCCACATTCCCTTGCGCAGATAGACTTGCATTGATGAAAATTGATGTGTCGCCTGGTGGGCAATATGCACTGTACGATAGCGCCACTCTTGTACCCACTGATCGCGATGTCAATGTAATGTTACATTACAAAGACTCGGATTTTCCCGACTTGGCCTTCGAAAATGAAGATGGCGTACAAGTGTCTATAAAAACGCTTTCCGAAAGCGAATTTGTTGCTGCTTATATTGTACATCCCGAATGGGCTGATGAATTTGCAAAGTATCACATAGAGTATTGCGGCTATCTCTGGTGTATGAGTAATTCCTATGTCTATGACTTTGAAGATCTCATTAGTAACGTAGTGTCCACAGGTACACAGGCCGTACAGAAAGGGCTTTATAACAGAAATGATATCTATACCCTCCTGAATAAAGATCCCTTATTTAGTGCAGGTAATATTGGCTTTACCTATAAGACACCAATGCAGAATGATTTGGCAGCGTTTTCAAATGCATTGAATTTTTATGTAAAAAATGCCTCAGGTACAACACTCCCTGGAAAAAATATCCTGCAGCTTGTCGATTGGGCTTTGTATTGCAAACCTGCTACTGCTTCCGAAGATGCTGCTGCAGGGTGGCAGAACTGCGCACCTGCCGACGAATGTCGTTCTGTAACCCGCGAATGGGAAATGTATCGCAACTTCTACCTCCAGGTGCGAGGCAAATACGTCAATCGCCTGAAAAAGGATGCCGGATGTGAAAACTGCTTTATAGGCACGGATGGTACATCTCAGCTTTCCGGGAATTGTAGCGATGCACCGGGACAGGGACCAGCTACACCGGTTCCCTGCCCTTCTGTGGCTGAATTCGCACGCCGGGGAGCTAATTATGTTTATTTACAATTGGGGAATACGTCCAGGGAAAGTGAGGATGTTTATTTTGGATATACAGGTGGAGCATTGGGGCGCGATGTAGTACTCCTTGTCGATGAATACTATGCTAACGAGGGGTGGACCGCCGTTCCCACCCGTCATGAAATACCAATACCGGCTGGTCAGCAGGAAGCTTACGTAGGAACGGATATGTTATACATAAATCTGGGCTCACCTGAGGGCGATCCGGAATCTTTCGAAGAAAGAAAGTTTCTGTTGGCTGGTATCTATTGCGGCGAAACTGTTGTAAGCGGCTCTTCAACGCTTTGTAAGGATAATCCCAATTATCCCCGTTATAAGAATAAACGGCGCGTCTTCTTCGATTATGTAGACCTTTCTCCGTTGTTGAATTGCGCTGCAAGTCAGAGTAGTAACGCTGATCAGGTAGCAAGAACAGAAACTTTAAAGAACCTGCAGGCAGACACAGTTAACTGGCGTGTTACGCTCGACGCAGCCATTGCAGATGAATTTGCTGGTAATGCGCAGGCCATGGCAGTTTTAACCAAAGAAAAGCTGAATGAGCTTATCACAAAATTATATGCGGTATCGGCAAGATATATTACAGCATCGCCTGTGAGCGAAATAAAACTCGTAAGTACACTGCCGGCTGGTATGGCCGCTTCTGAATATAATCATCGCTCATTCAGGGAGGTGTTTGTAGCAACTGTTGGACAGTCGCTGGTGAACATCGGCTTTAACGAAAGCCTGCTTGCTTCTCCATACCCTTATGACAAACAACCGGTGGTCGCCAATCCCAATATCGGTGAAGTGACAGCGGATATATGTGCTAACATAGCAGCCTTCAGAGTTAAATGGGTGAACGCTGGTTCGCCGGGTACGTTCCATAAATATCTTAAGGAGCTGCTTACATACGATTATGTGCTTACAGAGGCAGAATTGCAGGACCTGGAAAGTAAGTGTGCCGCTTCTTGCCGCGTTCGCATGTTGAATAATCCCGTTCTCTTGCCGGTAGCTTTCCTGAAGGCGCCGTCTGCAACCATCAATTGCGATGAAGTGACGGCAGGGGTGAATGCGTTTACCCAGGATAACCCGGGCGTAGCCGTTGATACAAGGCTGTATAGGGTACTGCTTACAAATTATCTGAACCACCGTTGGGGGTATACGTTGTCTTTTGATGAATACCTGGCATTTAGAGAACGGGACTGTCTCACTGCGGGTGCAGAACTTTATAACAAACCGGCTAGTGCTTCACCCGAAGTTGATGATTGGGCTTGTACAAATGGCATAATAAAAGAGGCTTGCACAACAGCAGGTTTGGAGTATGAGAAATATATCATTGCAGAAAGAATAAAATTCAGGAATAATTACATCTCTGTTTGTTTAGCCAATAAAGCCGGCGCAAAACTGAAGTTTACTCCAAAAGAATATCATTATACCCTTTATTACTACGACCAGGCAGGTAACCTTGTCAAAACAATTCCTCCCGAAGGCGTAAGTTTCCTTGAAGGTGAAGATTTGGCCCAGGTAGAGACCTTCCGCGGCGATAATCCTGAAGTTTGCCTGGAGTACAATGGCCCTACTGTTGAAGATAAAAATGCGACGTTGAACAACGTTAGCGCGCAACTCTTAGCAGGAGCGGGCAAAGGCATTGAATTTTGGCTGTACCATCAGAATAACGAAAACTTTACCCGTCACGTACGCTTCATCACTCCGGACAAGAAGTTCTTTTATCAGTTGGCGATTCGCGATAACAAGATCTGGGCCGAGTTGTATTCGATGCAACCCGATGGTGCTGGCGATATTATTGTTACTGAGAGTAACCATGCTTACGCTGATTTAAGTGGACTGCCGCGTCCTTTGCAAAGCTGGACACATGTAGTGTTACAATCTGTCAGCAATACATTATCTACCGGCGATGACCTTCAGTTATATGTTGATGGAGAAAAGCTTAATACGATAAGTACTTCTCCATCCGTGCCCGGTTATCCTTTCGATTGGGGTATAGAAGCGGCATTGTCGGATGCGGCAATGGTCTTGCCTGCCCAGGAGCTGGTATCTCTAAAACAGTTACGTTTGTACAGAAGGCCTGCTACGGATGCCGAGGTCTGGGCGAACTACAAAAATCCTTGCCTCACGCCGCGTGATCTTTTGGCTCAATGGGCATCTGCCAACCCAACTAATGTTCAAACGAATCCATTAACAGTTTGGGGGCGTTTCAATATCCCTGCGGTGGAAAGCGAAACTACCGTAGGTGGTACGATAGAATGGGCCGGCCGGACAATTCTTCCGAAACATGGGCTGCCTACAGTTTATCAATACAACAGCCTGAATCAGGTTGTAAAACAAACCACTCCGGATGCCGGCATCTCTGAATTCTATTACGATAGAGTAGCCCGTTTGGTTGCCTCTCAGAATGCCGAACAAAAAAATCCTGTTGGGGGCGGTACAGCTGATAATCCTGCCAATAGGTTTAGCTATACTGTATACGATAAGCTGGGCAGAATTACCGAGGTAGGTGAAAGAAGTGGTACCTCTATAGCTATGTCTACCGATGTAGCGCGGGATTCAACAAGTCTTTATAATTGGCTGAATCAAGGCGTCTGCCGCCAGGTTACCCTGACGGCGTATGATGAAAAGCCCTTCTGGGCTCCGGCTGATCTTACTTTGAAAAACCTACGTAAACGTGTTGTTGCGACAGCTTTATTGTCTTCCGGAACTAACGGCAATATTAACAGGGAGGCAGCAACCTATTACAGCTATGATGCCATTGGTAATGTAGATATTCTTCACCAGGAAAACAAACAACTCGCCCAGCAGGAAAAGCAGTTCTTTCCAGCCAGTACAGGACTGAAAAAAATCGTTTATGACTATGACCTGGTAAGTGGTAAAGTAAACAAAGTAAAATATCAGGACGGGAAATATGATCAGTTCTACTATAGCTACCGCTACGATGCCGAAAACCGTCTGATCGAAGCTTTGTCTGGCCGTGATCTGGATGTGCTTTCCAGCGATGCCAGGTACACCTATTATCTCCATGGCCCGCTGGCGCGTATGGAACTAGGCAAAAATCAGGTACAGGGTGTTGACTATGCTTACACATTGCAAGGGTGGCTGAAAGGTGTAAATGGTCAATTCCTGGATGCAACTAAAGACATGGGAGGCGATGGTTATTCCACCATGCACCACGACGTTGCAAAAGATGCGATAGCGTTTACCCTCGGTTATTATGCGAATGATTATAACCCGATCGGCTTAAATGCGTCCACGCCCGCCTTTGCCAAGTCCTACAGTCATCCGCTGCCAACCGCCGCAGAAGAATCTGGCAAAGAACTGTATAATGGTAACATTAGCTACAGCACCTATGCCTATTCGCATCTACCTCAGGCCAGCAGTGGTTCTGTTGTTGGTAATAGTTATCGTTACGATCAGTTGAACAGGTTAATATTAGCCAACAGGCATAACAACCTGACAAACGATAATAGCGCATGGAGTAATAATGCGATTAGTGATGAATATAAAGAAAAGCTCACCTACGATGCCAATGGCAATATCCTGACATTAAAAAGGACTGCGCCAGCAACAGGCGTCGATAAGCTGATGGACAACCTTACCTACAAATACAATGTAGATAACAATGGTAAGCTTGTAAACAACCGGCTCAGGCATGTTGAAGACACTGTTGATTCGTCTAAATTTGCAGAAGATATCGACGGTCAGACTGCCGATCATTACAAATATGATAACATCGGCAATCTGGTAAATGAAGGTAGCGACACGATCAAATGGAATGTCTATGGAAAGATTGCCAGTGTGTACAAATCCGGAAATAAGAGGATTTCTTATAGCTATGATCCTGGAGGAAACCGTATCACCAAGGATGTAGACAATGTAAACACCTACTATGTTCGTGACGCTCAGGGCAATGTATTGGGCGTATACCTGAAAACCGCTACCAATTGGGAGTGGAAAGAGCAGCATCTTTATGGTAGCAGCCGTCTTGGAATATTAACTCCCAAACTTGTTGTAAATTCATCAACGTCTGATAGCTATTCCGGTCCCGGCTCAACAGAATACGTAGGCAACAGGCTCTTTGAATTAACCAATCATTTGGAGAATGTGCTGGCGACGGTGTCGGATAAAAAGATGCTAGATGGAGGCGGAGAAGGGTGCTATAGAGCGGATGTGGTGAGTGCTCAGGACTATTATCCTTTTGGGATGCTTATGCCTGGGAGGAGTTACAATGCTGGAGGATATAGGTATGGGTTTAATGGGAAGGAGAATGATAATGAAGTGAAGGGAGAGGGAAATCAGCAGGATTATGGGATGAGGATTTATGATCCTAGGCTGGGAAGATTTTTGAGTGTGGATCCATTGACGAGAGAATATTCGCACTATACCCCATATCAGTTCGCTGGCAATATGCCTGTTTGGGCTACGGATTTGGATGGATTAGAGGAGTATTATTATAATCTTACTTTTGATAAGCAAGGACAAGCTCATCTTCAACTAACTAAGACTGTAACCGAAAAGTCTTTTCTATGGTGGAAATGGACTCCATTGGAAAAGAAGATTATAAGCTATAATGGCGATACATATGAATTTACAGCTGGTGGAAATAGTGTGTCCCCAGTAACTGATTTAGGGGCTAATTCGTTTGCCAATCTGGATCAATTCATGCAAGGTGCTTACGGTAAGTGGAAATTTGAGTCTGTTTTTTACAGTACATGGGCGAAAGCTCTATCAGATATTTCTGTATATGCAGAAGGAGCTGCTGACGATGTTGCTATTGGTAGGTCGCTCGGGGCAGCTAATAAAGCAACTCCTGAAGGCAATGCTAATAGGCCAACTATTGCTGCGAATGGAGGTAGTAGTGAGGCTGTGGCTTCCAATAAAGCCTCAGGTCCTAGTAATACGACTCTTCAACAAAGAGCAAATGAAATCCATTCTGCTTTACCTGAAGCTACACAGAGAAGGACGACGACAGCAGTTGCCGAAGCAAGAAACGCAGATGGTTCGCCTGTGACATTGGTTGCGTCTAGTGAGAAGGTGCTTCGTCCTGCTCAAAGACGTATACTCCAACCGGGAGAGGTCTCCGTGAAGGGGAATGGGCATGCAGAAGCCACCATAATGAACCACGCTAGTCAGAATGGAATAGAAGTGAAAAATGTCGCGGCAAGCAGACCTATTTGTCCCAATTGTGCTGAATCTATTAATAACGGCGGAGCTAGGCCTGCTAGTCCTTTAAAACGACCTCCGCCAATTAGTTCAGATCTACCGGGAGCTGCTCAACGATAG